Proteins from a single region of Pseudomonas sp. BSw22131:
- the tssM gene encoding type VI secretion system membrane subunit TssM → MNKIKYYCLRYQPYILGVCFFLAIFVVWGIGRAFGFSSLNSLLSGIGVFLLLSAGYVLLLYRGVSRHHNLEGLLREDADQAVLNASPADREEVSLLRERLLQSIERLHSNKPRGTQAKDALYALPWYLVVGQPAAGKSTMLYQSGLNFPYAEREGARVAGLGGTRNCDWFFSSEAVLLDTAGRYMHDQEEAGKWRAFLQLLRQHRQRRPLNGLIVTVSIHDILQSSIEDQERIAKRLRERIQETHSLLEVRLPVYLVFTKCDLVPGFAPFYRQLDDVARGEVMGKTFAHKGFEQADWGQRFGVAMDELISYWQEVANQQLALQDIQITRQDSAVYRFPLELAALKPRLQLFVDALLRANPYQSAELLRGFYFTSALDADQPELGLHTREVTERFSLESDHAIVDGQAEPRPLFINSLFRKVIIPDQHLVALYTTNHRERRRKAAWIGGAGLVASLVCGLWGWSYWNNHQTIQSISTELTQAAADDSAATGQYTDWQTLDRMRFWTAHYYAQHHDEGVPLRLRLGLYQGYDVEPLLRTRYFSRLESVMLKPTADNLTRSLYLLTTIKVYQRNAKDLQPVTGVDSVEPKALPVDNRAQSIADFGKATLDTYVMLSRAQREKADPVFLKARMPDYWYPAIARQTGKTITANSGPGSNQDYEYASRQINFYSDQIHELDVPRILDNAFLTSSSRNYINSLLTQTLRSIETITLESDTLFAFGRADFQSLKSEGQGQLSAIAGKLLSTPNIGKIIIAGHADQLGDRQGNLQVSKQRAQTIKTYLVGKGVPSELVDAVGEGSEKPLVKCDMQQPRAQLIQCLEPNRRVEIEVRALN, encoded by the coding sequence ATGAACAAAATCAAGTATTACTGCTTGCGTTACCAACCCTACATTCTGGGGGTGTGCTTCTTCCTGGCGATTTTCGTCGTGTGGGGCATCGGCCGTGCGTTCGGGTTCAGCTCACTTAACAGCCTGCTGAGCGGGATCGGCGTGTTCCTGCTGCTGTCAGCCGGTTATGTACTGCTGCTGTACCGGGGCGTGTCGCGCCATCACAACCTTGAAGGGCTGCTGCGCGAAGACGCCGATCAGGCGGTGCTCAATGCCAGCCCCGCCGACCGCGAAGAAGTCAGCCTGCTGCGCGAACGCCTGCTGCAAAGCATCGAGCGCCTGCACAGCAATAAACCACGCGGCACCCAGGCCAAAGACGCGTTGTACGCGCTGCCCTGGTACTTGGTGGTGGGCCAGCCGGCTGCGGGCAAAAGCACCATGCTTTACCAGTCAGGCCTGAACTTCCCGTATGCGGAGCGTGAAGGCGCACGCGTTGCAGGATTGGGCGGCACGCGTAACTGCGACTGGTTTTTCAGCTCCGAGGCCGTGCTGCTGGACACCGCCGGACGCTACATGCACGACCAGGAAGAAGCCGGCAAATGGCGGGCATTCTTGCAGCTGTTGCGCCAGCACCGTCAGCGTCGACCGCTCAACGGTTTGATCGTGACTGTCAGCATCCACGACATCCTGCAATCCTCGATTGAGGACCAGGAACGCATCGCCAAGCGCCTGCGTGAACGCATTCAGGAAACCCACTCGCTGCTGGAAGTGCGCCTGCCGGTCTACCTGGTGTTCACCAAATGCGATCTGGTGCCAGGGTTCGCACCCTTCTATCGTCAGCTGGACGACGTGGCCCGTGGCGAAGTCATGGGCAAGACGTTCGCCCACAAAGGTTTCGAACAGGCCGACTGGGGCCAGCGCTTTGGCGTGGCGATGGATGAGCTGATCAGCTATTGGCAAGAGGTCGCCAACCAGCAATTGGCCCTGCAGGACATCCAGATCACCCGCCAGGATTCGGCGGTGTATCGCTTCCCGCTGGAGCTTGCCGCGCTCAAGCCACGGTTGCAGCTGTTCGTCGATGCGTTGTTGCGGGCCAATCCTTACCAGAGCGCCGAGTTGCTGCGCGGGTTCTATTTCACCAGTGCACTGGACGCCGATCAGCCGGAACTGGGGCTGCATACGCGTGAAGTCACCGAGCGCTTTTCGCTGGAAAGCGATCACGCCATCGTCGATGGCCAGGCCGAGCCACGGCCGCTGTTCATCAACAGCCTGTTTCGCAAAGTCATCATTCCCGACCAGCACCTGGTCGCGCTGTACACCACCAATCACCGCGAGCGCAGGCGCAAGGCGGCATGGATCGGCGGCGCTGGCCTGGTGGCTTCGCTGGTCTGCGGTCTGTGGGGCTGGTCGTACTGGAACAACCACCAGACCATTCAAAGTATTTCCACGGAGCTTACGCAGGCCGCCGCCGATGACAGCGCTGCCACCGGTCAATACACCGACTGGCAAACCCTGGACCGGATGCGCTTCTGGACCGCGCACTATTACGCTCAGCACCACGATGAGGGTGTGCCGTTGCGCCTGCGTCTGGGCCTTTATCAGGGTTACGACGTCGAGCCGCTGCTGCGCACCCGGTATTTCTCGCGCCTCGAAAGCGTGATGCTCAAGCCAACCGCCGACAACCTGACCCGCTCCCTGTACCTGCTGACCACGATCAAGGTCTATCAGCGCAACGCCAAGGATTTGCAGCCGGTAACAGGCGTCGACAGTGTCGAGCCCAAAGCACTGCCCGTCGACAACCGCGCGCAGTCCATCGCCGACTTCGGCAAGGCCACCCTGGACACTTACGTGATGCTGTCCCGTGCGCAACGGGAGAAGGCGGATCCCGTGTTCCTGAAAGCCAGAATGCCCGATTACTGGTACCCGGCGATTGCCCGCCAGACCGGCAAGACGATCACCGCCAACAGCGGACCAGGCTCCAATCAGGACTATGAATACGCAAGCCGGCAGATCAATTTCTACAGCGATCAGATTCACGAACTCGACGTGCCGCGCATCCTCGACAACGCGTTTCTGACCTCAAGCTCTCGCAACTACATCAACAGCTTGCTGACGCAGACACTGCGCTCGATTGAAACCATCACGCTGGAATCGGACACCTTGTTCGCCTTCGGTCGTGCTGATTTCCAAAGCCTGAAAAGCGAAGGCCAGGGCCAGTTGAGCGCGATTGCCGGCAAGCTGTTGAGCACCCCCAACATCGGCAAGATCATCATCGCCGGTCACGCCGACCAACTGGGTGACCGACAAGGCAACCTGCAGGTGTCCAAGCAGCGCGCGCAGACCATCAAGACTTATCTGGTGGGCAAAGGCGTGCCGTCCGAACTGGTGGACGCCGTGGGCGAAGGCAGCGAGAAGCCCTTGGTCAAGTGCGACATGCAGCAGCCGCGGGCTCAGTTGATTCAGTGCCTTGAGCCAAACCGACGGGTAGAGATCGAAGTGCGCGCGCTCAATTGA